TTGCGCACCCTGCGTACGCGGGCGGCGCGAGCCAGCTCTTCGATGCTCAGGGCGTTGGCCACGGAGCCCGGTTCGCCGCGGAAGTTTCCCGGGGCCGGCTGGTACCCCGTCATGGCTGCGCAGCCGTTGTCGAGCACGAGCACGGTGAGGTTCACCCGCCGGGCCGAGGCGTTGAGGAGCGCGGGGATGCCGGCGTGGAAGAATGTGCTGTCGCCGATGGCTGCCACCACGGGCCGGTCGAGCCCGGCGTAGGCGAACCCCTGGGCGAGTGCGATGCTCGAGCCCATGGCCACCTCGGTGCGGCACAGGTCGTGGGGAGGGTTCATGCCCAGGATGGTGCACCCGATGTCCCCGCTGACCACCACCTCGTCCCGGGAAAAGCCCGCGCGGGCAATGGCCTGCTGGAGCGCCGTGTAGGTGGAGCGGTGGGGGCACCCCGGGCAGAAGGAGAGCTGGCGGGGCGCCCAGCGGCCCCGGGTCTCGGGCCGAGCCGGAACCTGCGCAGGGGCCGGGGGGGCTGCGCCGGCCAGTGTGTGCAGTGCCGGGGCCACGAGGTCGGGATCCAGGTCGCCCACCTGGGGGAGAAGGCCGTCGTGCTTTCCCAGGATCCGGGGAGGGCGGGGCAGGGTGGAAGCCAGCGCACGGACCCTCTCCTCCACGTACGGCTCCATCTCCTCCACGACCAGCACGCGGGTAGAGCGCTGGAGCACGCGCAGGATGGCGGCGTCGGGCAGGGGATTCATGACCGCGATCCGCAGGAGGTGGGGCCGGTGGGGCAGGAGGTCCAGCCCCTCCGCCACGTACCCCCAGGCAGAAGCCGAAGCAACGATTCCCAGGTCGCAGTTCCCCGTCTCCTCGCGGTTCCAGGTGGCCAGGAGCTCCCCGGCCCTCTCCAGCCGCCGCAGGGTGTCGGCGTGCTGGCGCAGGCACCGGGCCGCCCCGGCTTTGGTGTAGCGGTCCAGATCGAAGGGCACCTGGCTGGGGCGGCGCAGCCGCTCGGGCTCGCCGAGGGCGACTCCCGCCAGGGTGTTGGCGGTGGTGCTGGTGCCGCGCACCAGGATCGGGATCTCCGCCTGCTCCGAGACCTGGAAGGCGGCACGGGTCAGGTCCAGCCCCTCCTGGGGCGTGCCCGCCTCGACGATGGGGAGTTTGGCCAGCCGCGCCCACAGGCGCGAGTCTTGCTCCACCATGCCGTAGTGCATGCCCGGGTCGTCGCCCACGTAGATCACCAGGCCGCCTCGGGTGCCCGAGGTGGCGATGGAGAGCAGGGCGTCGGAGGCCACGTTGAGCCCCGACATC
This genomic interval from Thermodesulfobacteriota bacterium contains the following:
- a CDS encoding thiamine pyrophosphate-dependent enzyme — encoded protein: MEPLLGVEACARAAVEAGARLAVGYPGTPATPALEYLLAHAPQEMRVEWAVNEKVAVEIAAGHSWAGQRSFVAMKMSGLNVASDALLSIATSGTRGGLVIYVGDDPGMHYGMVEQDSRLWARLAKLPIVEAGTPQEGLDLTRAAFQVSEQAEIPILVRGTSTTANTLAGVALGEPERLRRPSQVPFDLDRYTKAGAARCLRQHADTLRRLERAGELLATWNREETGNCDLGIVASASAWGYVAEGLDLLPHRPHLLRIAVMNPLPDAAILRVLQRSTRVLVVEEMEPYVEERVRALASTLPRPPRILGKHDGLLPQVGDLDPDLVAPALHTLAGAAPPAPAQVPARPETRGRWAPRQLSFCPGCPHRSTYTALQQAIARAGFSRDEVVVSGDIGCTILGMNPPHDLCRTEVAMGSSIALAQGFAYAGLDRPVVAAIGDSTFFHAGIPALLNASARRVNLTVLVLDNGCAAMTGYQPAPGNFRGEPGSVANALSIEELARAARVRRVRKTLPYFTRRLTRILADALVSPGVNVVIAEAPCVARLPHRTVIPYRVRPERCAGLPECSPSCIEAVGCPAMDLDEATNRVAIDAVRCLGCGLCAAACPEKAIRRDLKARRRVG